Proteins co-encoded in one Flammeovirgaceae bacterium SG7u.111 genomic window:
- a CDS encoding response regulator, translated as MKHRILVVEDDPPMALLLKKILAKQYEVVVASNGLNAIHWLSTGNYPHLILTDLNMPVLSGEELITNLKKSGLYRRIPVIILTANNEKSAQEKFTSLGCIDYLLKPFEPTVLRHKVHQVIGCL; from the coding sequence ATGAAACATAGAATACTGGTTGTGGAAGACGACCCCCCAATGGCTTTATTACTTAAGAAAATATTAGCAAAACAATATGAAGTTGTTGTGGCAAGTAATGGTTTAAATGCCATACACTGGCTTTCCACAGGGAATTATCCTCATTTGATACTGACCGATTTGAATATGCCTGTGTTAAGTGGCGAAGAGTTGATTACTAATTTGAAAAAAAGTGGATTATACAGGAGAATTCCTGTGATAATATTAACAGCGAATAATGAAAAGAGCGCCCAAGAAAAGTTTACTAGCCTTGGGTGTATTGACTACCTCCTAAAACCTTTTGAGCCAACAGTCTTGAGACATAAAGTTCATCAGGTAATAGGTTGTTTGTAA
- a CDS encoding sugar transferase, whose product MRNNYTSDRLSPFVSTGQDLFAKNAILSGGLSQVNLDKVLLYVGKSPIGICTRLDYPGLALESANKTLNWLNLRIENYYTLPYAIICDTDLPESELDQIVSFVNSTPRIQDTPILFFSREEKTSSVEKASRLKADDLFFESDDIEDVLYRIESIKKLKKLQQELLVKVDEVGTYPRNTFTIKRVIDIMLSSMALLAFSPFFIIIAAIIRLESKGSVFYIAPRAGFDYKIFPLYKFRTMVADADKKVQELAKKHNQYSDENAVFFKFKSDPRITKVGAFLRKTSLDEIPQLINVLKGDMSLVGNRPLPLYEAEQLTQDEYAERFLAPAGITGLWQVKKRGRGDMSARERIKLDKFYAKNKSLKMDLWIMTKTIPAMLQKEDV is encoded by the coding sequence ATGAGAAATAATTACACCTCTGACCGTTTGAGCCCTTTCGTGTCAACAGGGCAAGATTTATTTGCAAAAAACGCTATTCTAAGTGGCGGGTTGAGCCAAGTAAACCTTGACAAAGTGCTATTGTATGTTGGGAAGAGTCCCATAGGGATTTGTACTAGGCTCGATTATCCAGGCTTAGCTTTGGAGTCTGCAAATAAAACACTAAATTGGCTAAACCTTCGAATTGAGAATTATTACACATTGCCATACGCAATTATTTGTGACACAGACCTTCCCGAGAGTGAACTTGATCAAATAGTAAGCTTTGTAAATTCTACTCCTCGTATCCAAGACACTCCCATCTTGTTTTTTTCAAGAGAAGAGAAAACTTCGTCAGTTGAGAAAGCAAGCAGATTAAAGGCAGATGACCTGTTTTTTGAGTCAGATGATATTGAAGATGTGTTGTATAGGATTGAATCGATAAAAAAACTAAAAAAGCTTCAGCAGGAGCTCCTTGTCAAAGTTGATGAAGTTGGGACATATCCTCGAAATACCTTTACTATTAAACGAGTTATTGACATCATGTTATCTTCAATGGCTCTTCTCGCGTTCAGCCCATTTTTCATAATAATAGCGGCTATAATAAGATTAGAATCTAAAGGAAGTGTTTTTTATATAGCACCTAGGGCTGGGTTTGATTATAAAATATTTCCCTTGTACAAGTTCAGGACTATGGTAGCCGATGCTGATAAAAAGGTGCAAGAATTGGCTAAAAAACATAACCAATATAGCGATGAAAATGCTGTCTTCTTTAAGTTCAAAAGCGATCCTCGTATTACTAAAGTAGGTGCCTTTTTGAGAAAAACGAGTCTAGATGAAATTCCTCAGTTGATTAATGTTTTGAAAGGAGATATGTCTTTGGTAGGAAATCGCCCGCTTCCTCTGTACGAAGCAGAACAACTTACCCAAGACGAATACGCAGAACGATTTTTAGCTCCAGCAGGAATCACTGGCTTATGGCAAGTTAAAAAGAGAGGAAGAGGGGATATGTCGGCAAGGGAAAGGATAAAGCTAGATAAGTTTTATGCTAAAAATAAGTCCTTGAAAATGGACTTGTGGATTATGACGAAGACAATTCCTGCAATGCTCCAGAAAGAAGATGTTTAA
- a CDS encoding glycosyltransferase family 2 protein, with product MALITSLLLIYFSAATIYVLFFALAGKITYKKFVGKSDKYAKIAVFVPAYKEDAIMPSIAKQLLVSDYPAEQYDVIVIADSFQKETVEKLNKLPLKVVEVAWEESTKAKSLNYTLAFFEGQYDVVVISDADNILEKSFLSKINNAYQNGYSVIQGCRVAKNLNTSFAILDGASEAINNHIFRRGANALGLSSALIGSGMAFDYALLKKELGKIKAVGGFDKELQLSVIKKGHHILYMEDAIAYDEKIEKASTFGKQRRRWLSTQFIYLKKHFSPGFTELLKGNISYFNLAILVNIFLSRVLTLGALCGLTFVYSLFAPLDVALLWWGLLLTYGVSLLISLPQRMYNKKTLGALLKLPQAFLIMLLSLLKIKGANKKFIHTAHTNTEVDNSAVL from the coding sequence ATGGCATTGATTACTTCTTTACTTCTTATTTATTTTTCTGCAGCTACTATTTATGTACTTTTCTTTGCCTTAGCAGGTAAAATAACCTACAAGAAATTTGTAGGCAAAAGTGATAAATATGCGAAAATAGCTGTATTCGTTCCTGCTTATAAGGAAGATGCTATAATGCCCTCAATCGCAAAGCAGCTACTTGTTTCTGATTATCCCGCAGAGCAGTATGATGTGATTGTTATAGCTGATTCCTTTCAAAAAGAAACAGTTGAGAAGCTAAATAAACTACCGCTCAAAGTGGTGGAAGTAGCTTGGGAAGAAAGCACAAAAGCCAAATCGTTGAACTATACTTTGGCTTTTTTTGAGGGGCAGTATGATGTGGTCGTGATTAGTGATGCCGATAATATTTTAGAAAAGAGTTTCTTGTCTAAAATAAATAATGCCTATCAAAACGGATACTCGGTTATTCAAGGTTGCAGAGTTGCCAAAAATCTCAATACATCTTTTGCTATATTAGATGGAGCCAGCGAAGCAATCAATAATCATATTTTCCGAAGAGGAGCAAATGCATTAGGGCTTTCTTCTGCCTTAATAGGCTCTGGGATGGCTTTCGATTATGCTTTACTCAAAAAAGAATTAGGTAAGATAAAGGCAGTAGGAGGTTTTGATAAAGAGCTACAGTTGAGCGTGATTAAGAAAGGACACCATATCTTGTATATGGAGGATGCGATAGCCTACGATGAGAAAATAGAAAAAGCCTCGACCTTTGGTAAGCAGAGAAGGCGATGGCTTTCTACCCAATTCATTTATCTCAAAAAACATTTCTCTCCTGGCTTCACAGAGCTTCTTAAGGGTAATATAAGCTATTTTAATTTAGCTATTTTAGTTAATATCTTCCTCTCTAGAGTTCTTACCCTAGGAGCTTTATGTGGGCTTACTTTTGTCTACAGTCTATTCGCCCCGTTAGATGTTGCGCTATTGTGGTGGGGATTATTGCTTACTTACGGAGTTTCATTGTTGATTTCTCTCCCCCAAAGGATGTACAACAAAAAGACGTTGGGTGCCTTGCTGAAACTTCCCCAAGCATTCCTGATCATGCTCCTCTCTTTATTGAAAATAAAAGGGGCGAACAAAAAATTTATTCATACAGCTCATACAAATACAGAGGTGGATAATAGTGCGGTATTATGA